From a region of the Luteolibacter arcticus genome:
- a CDS encoding PadR family transcriptional regulator, whose product MSEVDPNELFENWTVQMRKGVLDLCILKALAGGECYGYALVKTLVAIPGIGVAEGSIYPLLSRLKKQGLVTTRLEESSEGPARKYYRLTPAGKMLGEEMQAYFQEMAKGVRGLPDFTVPSSELPKKPAIPRRN is encoded by the coding sequence ATGAGCGAAGTCGATCCCAACGAGCTTTTCGAGAACTGGACCGTCCAGATGCGCAAGGGCGTGCTCGACCTGTGCATCCTCAAGGCACTGGCCGGTGGTGAATGCTATGGCTACGCGCTGGTCAAAACGCTGGTCGCCATTCCAGGCATCGGCGTCGCGGAAGGATCGATCTATCCCCTGCTCTCGCGCCTGAAGAAACAGGGCCTGGTGACCACCCGCCTGGAAGAATCCAGCGAAGGTCCTGCCCGCAAGTACTACCGGCTGACGCCCGCCGGGAAGATGCTTGGCGAGGAGATGCAGGCCTATTTCCAAGAGATGGCCAAGGGCGTGCGAGGTCTCCCCGATTTCACCGTGCCTTCATCCGAACTTCCGAAAAAACCGGCAATTCCCCGCCGCAATTGA